The following coding sequences are from one Gadus morhua chromosome 10, gadMor3.0, whole genome shotgun sequence window:
- the si:dkeyp-72g9.4 gene encoding uncharacterized protein si:dkeyp-72g9.4 has protein sequence MRPRSRPLSKRRLQLPTIREGSEEVPPPHPPASVCSQDYLLSICHLALPTCPSPPGGGAPDPLELLYGGTALSSCWEGGGEERRRRRSVGGQSGEEGLSGWRGDRDDRDGREGRRRARANSVPRLTSPNCPPRRKGSCPEVHPLPGPQTPAHPPAAPPDGPPVPEVRDSPEEETGGRGERGGAEEEQDPGGKPSLLSQWLSDCRSAWRVKAGVLPAIAEI, from the coding sequence ATGAGGCCCCGCTCCAGACCGCTGAGCAAGAGGAGGCTCCAGCTGCCGACCATCAGAGAGGGCAGCGAggaggtgccccccccccacccccccgcctccGTCTGCTCCCAGGACTACCTGCTCTCCATCTGCCACCTGGCCCTCCCCACCTGCCCGTCTCCGCCCGGCGGGGGGGCCCCCGACCCTCTGGAGCTGCTCTACGGCGGGACggccctctcctcctgctgggagggcggcggcgaggagaggaggaggaggaggagtgtgggggggcAGAGCGGGGAGGAAGGCCTCTCCGGTTGGCGCGGCGACAGAGACGACCGGGACGGCCGCGAGGGGAGGCGGCGCGCCCGGGCCAACAGCGTCCCCCGCCTCACCAGCCCCAACTGCCCCCCGAGGCGCAAGGGCAGCTGCCCCGAGGTGCACCCCCTGCccggcccccagacccccgcgCACCCCCCGGCCGCGCCCCCAGACGGCCCCCCGGTCCCCGAGGTCAGAgacagtccggaggaggagacggggggccgaggggagagggggggggccgagGAGGAACAGGATCCCGGGGGCAaaccctccctcctgtcccAGTGGCTCTCTGACTGTAGGTCAGCGTGGAGGGTCAAAGCAGGCGTGCTGCCGGCCATCGCTGAGATATAG